GGTCCAGCTACGCGGTGATAACCGGGGCCGAGGACGTGTCCAGATCGACCAGGATAGGGTTAGGAGCCATCGGATTCGTCTTCGTCGCGTTTTCAACGTCGCTCCCGGAGATCTCGGTCGCCCTGTTCGCAGTATTGGAGGGTTCGGTGGGGCTCAGCATAGGTAACGTTCTGGGATCGAACATCGCCAACGTCTGCCTCATCGTGGGCCTCCCAGTCGTATACGGCTGCCTTTCAGGGATCGAGCCTGGGAGATGCTCCTTGAACCTGAGGGGCGGGGATGCTTCTAGCCTGTTCTTCGGCCTCTTCATATCCTCCGTGCTCCCCCTCCTCCTGGTCCGGAGCGTAAGGTACAGCCGGCTCGTAGGCTTCGCCCTACTCTTAATCTTTCTGCTGTACAGCTACCGGTTATCCAGACCTGGAGGAGCGGCGGATTCACAACAGCCGATGGGGGATACGGGGATGGAGAAGACCCTGACGAAGGGCGTCTTCCTTACGGTAATTGGCGTAGCGGGCGTCGTGGCCAGCGGCTACATCCTAGTCTACTCCGCGACGAACCTGGCGGAGGCCTTCTCCCTATCGCAGACCCTGATCGGCGCCACATTGATAGCCGTGGGGACCAGCCTCCCCGAACTCGCCGTAGCGTTTAAGTCGATCCAGAGGGGCCACATGGACTTCCTCCTGGGAAACGCCGTCGGGAGCTGCTTCGCCAACCTCACCGTGATACTGGGGTTAACCCTCATCTTCGCCGGGCCAAGCGTCAGGATGGACGCGTACTTCGACCTGGTCTTCTTCTCACTCATATCCAACCTTTGCTTATGGTACTTCCTTTCACGCCTCAGCCTCCGCTTAAAGGAGGGCCTCGTCCTCCTAGCGATCTACGCCA
This genomic interval from Candidatus Bathyarchaeota archaeon contains the following:
- a CDS encoding sodium:calcium antiporter codes for the protein MALPSILVNAMLLAGSLVALDRSSYAVITGAEDVSRSTRIGLGAIGFVFVAFSTSLPEISVALFAVLEGSVGLSIGNVLGSNIANVCLIVGLPVVYGCLSGIEPGRCSLNLRGGDASSLFFGLFISSVLPLLLVRSVRYSRLVGFALLLIFLLYSYRLSRPGGAADSQQPMGDTGMEKTLTKGVFLTVIGVAGVVASGYILVYSATNLAEAFSLSQTLIGATLIAVGTSLPELAVAFKSIQRGHMDFLLGNAVGSCFANLTVILGLTLIFAGPSVRMDAYFDLVFFSLISNLCLWYFLSRLSLRLKEGLVLLAIYAIFITEFIGLFTFFK